The genomic DNA AGAAGAAAAAGAGAGGATTTTTGATAAATTATTAATGTCATTGTTGACTGAGAAAGAAATATTGGTGACATATTTTGAAAATGGCTACATCCTTACTAGCTACATGACAGTGGTACATATAAATCCGCTAAAGCACATTATAATGTGCACTGACGCATTTTATAAAACTTACGTATTTAATACTACGGATATTATTGAAATAACGTAAAGTAAGCTGAATTTTAACTTTTAGCTTACTTTACGTTATGTTAGATGTGGAACAGAAAAAATGAAACGAAAAAGCAGCTAGCTTCATACTAGCTGCTGAGCCCCAGGGAAAGGGAGAAAAAGATAGGGTACTCCAAAAATCAACAATAGCTGTGTAACAGCCTGATTATAGTATAGACAAATTTTAAATTTTTAAACAGAACGATGAAAAAATAGGATTAGGCTGTACCAACTTGATTTTGATCTGCAAGGTCAGAATCAAATGTATTAGTCGCACTCACACCGTTAAAAGTATTAACAACAAAACCAACGTTTGAAGCACCAGATCCATTATAAGCCTTCGTATTTTCTTTCGGAGAGACGTTGTAGAAATCCCCTAAGTTAAATGAACCGTTACTATTTTGTACAACTAAATTCCCTACAACTGAGGGCATAGTTTTCACCCACTTTACAATCATTTGTTAACACTATTATATGGTCTTATAGTCCAAATGGTTCATGTAAAAAAATTGTGGAATAGTAAAACGTTTGAAGTGTAGCTCATAATAAAAGTGTGTTAAACTGAATGTAAGGTTTAGTAACTAAAATGCAATTGTATAATTATTATATACGAAAACAAAGGAGGCAAAATGTAATGAATAATGTTATAAAAAAAGTAGATTTAACAGATGCAAAATCAAGTAATCTTGTTGCACTTATTTATAGCAATGAAGTTATATTGGTTGAAGAAGCATTTTGTCCAAATGAAATAAAATTAAAGTTTAATGAAATTGCAATTTTATCATCTATTAAAACAGCGCATATAATGAAAGTATCTATCAGAAAAGAACTTGAAGCAATTTTTCATGACACGGGTGTTTTATTGGTGAAGCATAGTGTTGAGTATGGAAACAGTCAATCTATCACCATGCATTTTGAACAATTTAAAAAGTTGCAATATGAGATTGAGAAATTAAATAAAAGTATGTGATGAGACTAGATGAAGATTTTAAAAGTAATACCGAGATAAATAATGAATTCTTTAATATATAAACAAAAAGAGTAACTGTTATGGTTACTCTTTTTGTTTATATAAAAATTCTTACTAAAGTATGAAATGATTTCATACTTTAGTAAATGGTTGAATGAAAAGGGTGAGTGTAAAATATTGTAAAGGTGGAGATGGGCTTGAAGCGAAACAACATTGGGAAAATTGTAATTATAACAGGAGTGACGCAAGGTTTAGGGCGTGCAATGGTTGATCGATTTCATGAATTGGGATGGAGTATAATTGGCTGTGGACGTTCAAAAGATAAAATTGAAGAATTGAAAAGATATTACGGTAAGACACATGATTTTCAAATCATTGATGTTTCAGATTCTCAGTAAGTAAGTAGTTGGGCAAACTATATACTTAATAGTAATAAAGCACCCGATTTATTAATAAATAACGCATCGATCGTTAATAAAAATGCGCAATTGTGGAAAGTTCCAGCTCAAGAATTTGAAAATATAATGAATGTAAATGTAAATGGTGTAGTAAATGTAATAAGAGCATTTGTTCCGGCGATGGTAGCCAGGAAAGAAGGAATTATTATTAATATGAGTTCTAGCTGGGGAAGAGAAGGTGAAGCTGAGCTTGCACCATACTGTGCCTCGAAGTTTGCAATTGAAGGTATCACGAAATCAATGGCACTGGAATTGCCTCATGGTATGGCTGTTGTTGCTTTAGATCCGGGTGGAAGTATTAGCACGCCAATGCTATATTCATGTGCACCACAGTATGTAAATGAATCGCCTACACCTGAAATGTGGTCACATCACGCAATTCAATATATATTGAATATAACAATGGATAAAAATGGATATTCATTGACTTGTCCAGCGTGCGTATGAAAATCAGTATCTTTTAAGTATTTATATTATTAGTGATAAACGCTTTGCTCAAAAAAAAGTACCTTAAAGGTGCTTTTTTGTATTAGTAACACATTATAGAATGCACAAAATTACATATAGAAAATAAATATGAGATAGAGGATGCCATTTGTGTATGTCGAAAGTACTAGAAAATTTTTAAATAGGTGATAAGAATGAACCTAAGCGGTTTAAAAGTGACAGGAGCGTGGTTTCAAGTAGGAGGAAATCTTACAGCGGCTATTGGGACTACAAGAGGATTTATTGGAGAAGAGGAAGTTGAATCAGATCTTGTAATTGTAGGAAGCTTATTACAAGCCCTCGGGTATATATTACAAATTATAGCGAGTAATGATAACGAAGATGAAGCTGAAAGAGAAAACCAAAATAAGTGTTTGGAGAATAAGAGTGAAATGCTCGATAAAATGGGCATTGAATTATTGGCATTAGGGAATATATCAAATGTAATAGGAACATATTTTAACATAAATGAACAATTGAAAGAGAATGATTATCTCATAATTGTAGGGAATAGTTTACAATCGATTGGAGCTTTTTTAGGAGTAGAAGCGGCTTTACTTCAGATGAAAGCGATACAGAGAATTATAATACTAGGCAATTCTTTGCAAAGTTTAGGCGCTGGACTTCAAGCGTATCAAGGTATTGTTAATGTATTGAAGAATGGAATAGAAGATGACGATAATATGGTTGATAATAAAAATGAGAGAATAATAGCGCTTATTGGTATTTGGATACAAGCAATAGGAACTATTATTTCTGCAATTGGATTAACTATAATAGAGAAAGAAGAAAGATTAGAAAAAATAAAAATATGAAATTGTTTTTTTAAAGGGGGTATGTAAAATTACAATTTTACATACGTAGAAAAGTTGAAGTGGTAGGTTTTTTTGCATTGGAATAGAATATATAACAGTAGAAAAGTTATTAGTGTATGAAGAGAGATAAAAAATACAAAACAAGGAGTTTTCAAGAGATGATGTATGTATTGGCAATTATTCTTCCACCTGTAGCCGTATTATTTTGTGGAAAACCATTTCAAGCAATAATTAATTTCATATTAACATTAATATTTTGGGTTCCAGGGGTTATACATGCGATATTAGTTGTGCATGATAAAAAAGCAGATCGGCGATTAAAAAAACAAATTCAAGCATATGATGAAATTAATAAGAGGAATAGAAGGTAATTGGATCGTGAAACTATATAAAAAAGAAAGGAGGATAATATTATCCTCCTTTCTTTTTATATAGTGGTTAAGTTTAAATTTTTGTGTAGCGGTAAGAATTTTTAATATAAGTATTGTGATAATAACTTTTAGAGTGTGCGTTTAATAAACTAGTGTAAATGTTTTGAGGTACGTTAAAGAAATCATACATTCCATGCTTTAATTGAATGCGTAAAATCATTGAAAAAGGATTATAGCCAACAGCAACTATATTTTTTGAGATAACGGGAGATAATTTCATTATTACGCAACTCCTTATTTTTCAGTTTTGATGATTTCTAGTAGATATTGAGGTTGTGGTATTGAAATCCTTATAATTAAAGAGGTATTATACTTATATGCAATATATTAAATGTTTGTTATACGTAATCATAAGGAAGTTCACACGAAGTACATATCGTTGTGCTATTTTTATTTCACCTTTGATTTATAAATAAGAAAATATTGACCATTTGAAAAAAAGGTATATTATTTATACGAGGTATTAAAAATTCACTTTTTATATTCTATGCTTTAAGGGGCAGCATTATTAGGAAATATGGAAGTGAAAATAGTTTGTAAAAGAAGTATTCTAAAATTTATAATCTGTGAATTAGGAAAATATTGAATGCTCCAGGTCAATATACTTTTTTAATTAAATTCATTTTAGAAAGTGACCTCAATATTTTGAAGTAAATCAACGGGAGAATTGAAAGGCAGGAGAAAGTAACATGTCAGAAAATTATCGTTCTCGAGAGGAGCGACGACAAGTTAAAAAGAAAAAACAGCCAGCTTCTAAAACACAAAAACCAAAAGGTAAAACATCATTCTTTCGCAAGTTTTTAATTACTTGTTTATTACTAGGTATTGTTGGTTTAGTGGCGGGGGTTGCTACCTTTTTCGTAATGATTAAGGATGCACCAAAACTTGAGAAAGCAAAACTTGTTAATCCGTTATCCTCAAAAATTTATGATAAAAATGGCGATTTGGTATATGAATACGGGAAAGAAAAACGGACAAATGTTACGTATGATCAAATTCCTAAATTAGTAGAAAATGCATTTTTAGCAACAGAAGATGCACGTTTTTACGAACATAGCGGAGTAGACTTTAAAGGTACTGCCCGTGCTGTTTTGGTAAGTCTTAAAGGAGATTACGGTTCACAAGGTGGAAGTACGATAACACAGCAGGTTATTAAAAACTACTTCTTATCGATGGAAAAAACATCAAAACGTAAGGTTCAGGAAATATATTTAGCGTATAAGCTAGAACAACAGTATTCAAAACATGAAATTTTAGAAATGTATTTAAATAAAATTAACTTAGGAAACCGTTCATATGGAATCGCAACAGCAGCACAGAACTACTATGGTAAAGAATTGAAAGATTTAACATTACCAGAAGTTGCGATGCTTGCAGGTTTACCAAAAGCACCGAATAACTATGATCCGACGAAAACAGAAAATATTCAAAGAGCAACAGAAAGAAGAGATGTTGTACTAAAATTAATGAATCGACATGGTTATATTACGAAAGCAGAAATGGAAGAAGCTTCGAAAGTTAAAGTAACAGATGGACTTAAGACTGCAACTGTACAGGCAATGCCATATCCTGCATTTATGGATGCGGTTGTGAAAGAAGTTGAAAAGGAATTGCCAGATGCTAATATTGGTTCTGACGGTTTAGAAATTTATACAACTTTAGACATAGAAGCACAAAAGGCTGCCGACAGGATATTAGATACTAATATTATTAATTATCCAAATGATAAATTCCAAGGTGCTTTCACATTTATGGATACGAAAACAGGTGAGGTTCGTGCTATAGGTAGTGGGCGCGGTGAAAATAAAGCAGTATTTAAAGGGCATAATATGGCAATTGAATTAGATCGTGCAGCTGGTTCAACTATGAAGCCAATCTTTGATTACGGTCCTGCAATTGAATATTTAAAATGGGCTACGTATCATCAAATTGATGATTCTCCATTTAAATATTCAACTGGACAAGAACTTCGAAATGCGGACAGAAGTCATTTAGGCCCAATTACTATGCGTGAAGCGTTAAAAATGTCACGTAACGTTCCAGCAGTTAAAACTGCAAAAGAAGTAGGACTTAATAAATCAAAGGAATTCTCTGAGAAATTAGGTATTACATTTAATAAAGCGCCGGCAGAATCTACAGCTATTGGTACAAACGAAGTATCACCAACAGAAATAGCGGGTGCTTATGCGACATTTGGTAATGGTGGAAAGTATACGAAACCGCATTTTGTTAAGAAAGTAGTTTATCCAGACGGCAAATCACAAAGTTTTGGACAAAAACCAAAACAAGTTATAGCTGATTCTACAGCATATATGATTACTGATATGCTTCGCTCAGTAGTGACATCAGGTACTGGTACAGCGGCAAATATTAGTTCTTTAGATGTAGCTGGTAAAACGGGTACAACAAACTATGATTCAAAACAATTAGCGAAATTTAATATTCCAGAAAGTGCAACTCGTGATAGTTGGTTTGCAGGTTATACGCCGCAATATACGATGGCGGTATGGACTGGATATATGAAAGATGGTAAAGACGAGTATATTAGTAGTAAAAATACGAAAATCGCACAGTTGATCTTTAAAGAAATGATGAGTGAGTTTGCTACTGACAAATCACGCTTTAAAATGCCAAGTAGTGTTATTCAAGAAGGTAGCGAGCTACGTATAAAAGGTGAAAAACGTGATTCTTCTCCAAATACGAGCGTACCAGACACGACAGAACAACCAAAACAAGATCAGCAGCAAAAAACTGAAGAAGAGAAAAAGCAAGAAGAATTAAAGAAACAAGAAGAACTGAAAAAACAAGAAGAACAAAAGCAACAAGAAGAACTTAAGAAGCAAGAAGAACTTAAGAAGCAAGAAGAACAAAAGAAACAAGAAGAGCAAAAGCAACAAGAAGAACAAAAGAAACAAAATGAACAAAATAATGGAGGAGGCCAAGGAACCACACCTCCAGCAAATAATGGAGGAGGCCAAGGGAATACGACACCTCCAGCAAATAATGGAGGAGGTCAAGGGAATACGACACCTCCAGCAAATAACGGAGGGGGCCAAGGAAATACGACACCTCCAGCAAATAACGGAGGGGGCCAAGGAAATACGACACCTCCAGCAAATAATGGAGGAGGTCAAGGGAATACAACTCCACCAGCGACAACACAACCAGATACAGGTGGTAATGCAGGAGAAGTCCCTGCTAATAATGGACAATAAGAAAATTTCATGAAAATATTAAAAAGCACTTAAGGTTTGTAAAAATTACAATCTTAAGTGCTTTTTTCATTTAAATACAGTAGCTACGAGATGATGTATTTTAAATATTAAAATGTACCATAGAAGTTTTGGGGAAAAATTGAAGGGGAATGATGAAAAACTTGAGACTGAGGTAGTGGAGGATAACTGTGGCTATGAAAGGTGGTACTACTTGGATGTGCGCCATGATGTCAAAATGAGGGAGTAACTTGATCGGGAATTTGATATTGTTGCCATGTTGCGGGAAGTTCAATTCCTACATCGGAACTAGCAGTATGAACTGCAGGAACGTGTATCCCAGGAGTCGAAGGGACTACGGCAGTTACTCTTGAAGATACCCACATAAAATAATCAATCCTAATTTGTGATAATAAAGTAGTATATTCTTTTCACACATATAAAGGTACATATAGATAGGACTTTAGGCTAAAACATACGTATAAAGTTGTAAGACCAATTTAAAATGATGATGGACCATTTATTATAAAAAGATACGTCTATTTACGGAAGGCAAAGGAACAAAGAAGCTGTAAAATGGAGGTGTTAATTGCAATAACTTACGTGTTTATGGAGGAATTCTAATGGAAAGATTATGGACGAAATCATTTATTCAAATGACTTTCGCAATGTTATTTTTATTTACAGGATTTTATTTACTTGTTCCAACGCTCCCGCTCTTTATTAAAGAGATAGGTGGCAATGAATCACAAGTTGGACTTATGATGGGAATGTTTACAATAGCTGCAGTTGTAATACGACCGGTTATTGGAGGGATGTTAGATCGATATGGTAGAAGATCTTTTATTATTTTCGGACTCATCTTTTTTGGGTTAACGATGTATTCTTATAATTTAGCGTCGACTATTGTCCTTTTAGCTGTTTTACGTGTTATTCACGGAGTAACATGGGCTGTTTCTACAACAGCTGTTGGAACAGCGATAACTGATATGATTCCAGATTCACGCCGTGGTGAAGGCATGGGTTGGTATGGGATGGCTATGACAATTGCAATGGCAATCGGCCCGATGATTGGATTATCGGTTGTACAAAATTATTCATTTCACGGCCTTTTCTTGTTAGCAACTCTTTTATCCTTTATGGCAGTCGTATTATCGTTAATGACGAAAATGCCATTTACAGCACAAAAAGAAAAAGGGAAAATGCAATTGTTTGAAAAATCCGTTTTATCCATTACGATTGTCGTTTTCTTTTTATCATTTGCATATGGAGGGATTACGACGTTTTTACCGCTATTTGCATCGTCAATTGATGTGAATCCTGGGACATTCTTTCTTGTATATGCAGTTGCATTAACAATTATAAGACCAATTTCAGGGAAACTATTAGATAAATTTGGAGAAGTATTCATCATACTCCCAGCATTATGCATTACTATTTTAGCTATCGTTGTATTAACTCTTTCAAATGGTTTGACGGGTGTAATGATTGCAGCGATATTATACGGTATTGGATTTGGCTCAGCACAACCAGCTTTGCAAGCGGCGATGCTTACAATAGTTGATTCGAGCAAAAGAGGGGTTGCTAACGCTTCATTTTTTACTGCATTTGATTTAGGAATTGGATTGGGTGCAATTTTACTTGGAGTTGTTTCGCAAATGTTTGGTTACCGTATTTTATTTGCGGGTAGTGCAATTTCAGGATTAATTGCTTTAATTATTTTTATCGTTCTTGTAAAACAACGATTAAGTAAAAAAGAATTTGCGTAAACTGGAGGAACAAAGATGAAAATTTCAATTGATCATAAAGCTCTACAATGGTTTAAAGAAGAGTTACGTATAAAGCATGGTGAATCTATACGGTTTAATGTAAGATACGGTGGAGATAGCTCGATTCAGCCTGGCTATTCTTTAGGGATTGTTGCGGAGAAACCAGATGGGGGAATCGTGTCAGTTGAGAAAGAAGGCATTCTATTTTTTGTGGATGTTGATGATCTTTGGTACTTTCAAAACTATGATTTAGTTGTAGATTATCATGAGGAAACAGAAGAAATTCAATTTAATTACGTAAAATAATAACTTTATTAAAAATAAATAAATTGTATATGAAAATTATATTTAGAGAATAGTGAAATAAATATAATGCAAAAAACGAGCTGTATATGTTTACAGTTCGTTTTTTTATTTAGTAAAAGGAATTATAGAATAGATATATTTAATGGGATTATATGAATCAACTTTATATTTTGTTTTAAAGATAGATAGAGAGAAGTCTGTCCTTTCTTTATAAAATATGAAAATTATTTTTGAAAAATTGTATTGTTACATCGATAAAAGTATAGGAAACTTATCATTATAAAATAAATTGAAATCTTCTAAAAACTCTGATACATTGAAATAGAAATGTAGTTTCACAACATTGTAAAGGCTTACAGTTATGTGCACGAAGATCTATTAGGATTGGAGGAAATAATGATGAAAGCTGAAGAAAAATTTTCCCCGGGATTAGATGGTATAGTGGCAGCGGAGACGAAGATCTCGTTTCTTGACACAGTGAAAGGTGAAATTGTAATTCAAGGGTATGATTTAATCGAACTCTCAAAAACAAAAGAGTATTTAGACATTGTGCACCTTTTATTGGAAGAACATCTACCGAATGAAGATGAAAAAGCAACACTTGAAAACAAATTAAAAGAAGAATATGCGGTACCAGAAGGTGTATTCAACGTATTAAAGGCATTACCGAAAGAAACGCACCCTATGGATGGATTGCGTACAGGTGTGTCCGCACTAGCTGGTTATGATAATGATATCGAAAACCGTTCATTAGAAGTAAACAAAAGCCGTGGGTACAAGCTGTTAAGTAAAGTACCAAACATTGTAGCGAATAGCTATCATATTTTAAATAATGAAGACCCAATCGAACCTCTTAAGGAATTATCATATAGCGCGAATTTCTTCTATATGTTAACAGGTAAAAAACCAACGGAACTTGAGGAGAAGATCTTTGATCGTTCCCTTGTTTTATATAGTGAACATGAAATGCCAAACTCTACATTTACAGCACGCGTTATTGCATCAACGCAATCTGACTTGTATGGTGCTTTAACTGGTGCGGTTGCATCACTAAAAGGAAGCTTACATGGTGGTGCAAATGAAGCGGTTATGTACATGCTTTTAGAAGCTGGTAATGTTGAGAAGTTTGAAGAGTTGTTACAGAAGAAATTATATAACAAAGAAAAAATTATGGGCTTTGGACACCGTGTTTATATGAAGAAAATGGATCCAAGAGCTTTAATGATGAAGGAAGCTTTAAAGCAGTTATGTGATGTCAAAGGTGATTATACACTATATGAAATGTGTGAAGCTGGAGAAAAGATTATGGAGAAGGAAAAAGGAATTTATCCAAACCTTGATTATTATGCAGCTCCAGTATATTGGATGCTTGGTATTCCAATTCAACTTTACACACCAATCTTCTTTAGCTCTAGAACAGTAGGACTATGTGCGCACGTGATTGAGCAACATGCAAATAATCGATTGTTTCGTCCGCGTGTAAATTATATTGGCGAGCGACATGTGCTTAGTAAATAAGAACAACTGGGGAGTTGTTAGCGCCGCCCGCCAGATGGGTGTTTGACCGACACCCATCATTAATAATAACGAATTTTCGACAGAAAGGGAAGATTAGCATGATTAAAACAAATGAAATTAAACAAAAAGATGCATTATTAGAAGAAATTACGGATTATGTATTAAATAAAGAGGTTACTAGTGCAGAAGCATTTAGTACTGCTCGCTATGTATTATTAGATACACTTGGATGCGGAATTTTAGCACTTCAATATCCAGAGTGTACGAAATTATTAGGACCAGTTGTACCAGGAACAATCGTGCCAAACGGTACACGTGTACCAGGAACGTCTTACGTACTAGATCCAGTGAAAGGTGCATTCAATATTGGATGTATGATCCGTTGGTTAGACTATAACGATACTTGGCTTGCAGCAGAATGGGGACATCCATCTGATAACTTAGGCGGAATTTTAGCAGTTGCAGATTATATTAGCCGAGTTCGTATTTCAGAAGGAAAAGAGCCGTTAAAAGTACGTGAAGTATTAGAAATGATGATTAAAGCTCATGAAATTCAAGGTGTACTTGCTTTAGAAAACAGCTTAAACCGTGTTGGTCTTGACCACGTATTATATGTAAAAGTAGCAACAACTGCTGTAGTTGCGAAAATGCTTGGTGGAACACGTGAAGAAATCTTTAATGCATTATCGCATGCGTGGATTGATAATTCTAGTCTTCGTACATATCGTCATGCTCCAAATACTGGATCACGTAAATCATGGGCAGCAGGTGACGCAACGAGCCGCGGTGTTCATCTTGCAATGACTGCTTTAAAAGGTGAAATGGGTTACCCTACAGCATTATCTGCACCAGGCTGGGGATTCCAAGATGTATTATTTAATAAACAAGAATTAAAATTAGCAAGACCATTAGAGTCTTATGTAATGGAAAATGTATTATTTAAAGTATCATATCCAGCAGAATTCCATGCACAAACAGCTGCAGAATGTGCTGTAAAATTACATCCGGAAATTAAAGAAAGATTAGATGAAATTGACCGAATTACAATTACAACTCATGAATCAGCAATTCGTATTATTGATAAAGAAGGTCCATTAAATAACCCAGCTGATCGTGATCATTGCTTACAATACATTACGGCAATTGGTTTATTAAAAGGAGATATCGTTGCGAATGATTATGAGGATGCAGTAGCAAATGATCCACGTGTAGATGAATTACGTAATAAGATGGTTGTTGTTGAAAACAAACAGTACAGTTTAGATTACCTTGACCCGAACAAGCGCTCAATCGCCAACGCTGTTCAAGTTCATTTCAAAGATGGCACTGTAACAGAAAGCGTGGAATGTGAATATCCACTTGGTCACCGTTTCCGTAGAGACGAAGCAATTCCAAAAGTTGTTCAAAAATTCACTGCAAATATGGCAGGTCATTATTCTAATAAGCAACAAGAACAAATTCATGAAGTTTGTTTAAATGAAGAAAAACTAGAAAATATGAATGTAAACGAATTTGTAGATCTATTCTTAATTTAATAATAGGGGGAATCTAAAATGGCTTGGGTTGTGGATAAACAGTCAACACAAGAAGAGCTTGCGAATCGCTTCCGAGCTTTAGTAGAAGCAAATGAAATTTTACAAATTCCAGGTGCTCATGATGCAATGGCAGCTCTTGTTGCGAAAAATACAGGTTTTTCAGCTCTTTATTTATCGGGAGCTGCTTATACTGCAAGTAAAGGGCTACCAGATTTAGGAATCGTGACGTCTACTGAAGTAGCAGAGAGAGCAAAAGATTTAGTAAGAGCTACAGATTTACCAGTTCTTGTTGACATTGATACTGGATTTGGTGGTGTACTAAACGTAGCGAGAACAGCGGTAGAAATGTTGGAAGCAAAAGTAGCAGCTGTTCAAATTGAAGATCAACAATTACCAAAAAAATGTGGACATTTAAATGGTAAGAAACTTGTTACGACAGAAGAATTAGTTCAAAAGATTAAAGCAATTAAAGAAGTTGCACCAAGCTTATATATTGTAGCGCGTACAGATGCTCGCGGCGTAGAAGGCTTGGATGAAGCGATTGAAAGAGCGAACGCCTATGTAAAAGCAGGTGCAGATGCGATATTCCCTGAAGCGCTTCAATCAGAAGAGGAGTTCCGTCTATTTAATAGTAAAGTAAATGCACCTTTACTTGCGAATATGACTGAGTTCGGGAAAACACCGTATTATAGCGCAGAGGAATTTGCGAATATGGGCTTCCAAATGGTTATTTATCCTGTAACTTCACTTCGTGTTGCAGCGAAAGCGTATGAAAATGTGTTTACTTTAATTAAGGAAACAGGTTCTCAAAAAGATGCACTTTCAAATATGCAAACGAGAAGTGAGTTATATGAAACAATTTCATATCATGACTTTGAAGAACTAGATACTGGAATTGCAAAAACAGTATTATCAGAGGAACAATAGATAAAACAACTAAGGCGATGAGAATACATCTTTGGCAAAACGAACTGCTTGATGTGAAAATTCATCGCCTTCTGTTTTCAAAAATAAGATATTCCACTCATCGTAGACGAGC from Bacillus basilensis includes the following:
- the prpB gene encoding methylisocitrate lyase; the encoded protein is MAWVVDKQSTQEELANRFRALVEANEILQIPGAHDAMAALVAKNTGFSALYLSGAAYTASKGLPDLGIVTSTEVAERAKDLVRATDLPVLVDIDTGFGGVLNVARTAVEMLEAKVAAVQIEDQQLPKKCGHLNGKKLVTTEELVQKIKAIKEVAPSLYIVARTDARGVEGLDEAIERANAYVKAGADAIFPEALQSEEEFRLFNSKVNAPLLANMTEFGKTPYYSAEEFANMGFQMVIYPVTSLRVAAKAYENVFTLIKETGSQKDALSNMQTRSELYETISYHDFEELDTGIAKTVLSEEQ